TTCGTAGTAGGGAATAGGATCCAGATAAGAGATCATGACACCGATAGACCCTGTACCCGATACGGTATCATTGTCTAAGAAAATACGATCTGTCGCAGCTGCTGTCCAGTATCCGGCAGAATAGGCGGAATCAATAGCCGACACAATAGGTTTATTGAGCGATTTTGTATAGTTGATCGCATCTAGTAGTGGAGGAACAGCATTACAGGCACCACCTCCAGTATCGATATCCAGGACGATACCTGATACATTTTCTTTGGCAGCAAAGTGTCGGATGTAATGGGCGATCTCATCCATGCCGTACGTGCACATGGTGCCATACTTCAGCATTACACCTTTGACTGGCAACACCACAACACGTTTCTGCTCCGTATCAACTTCGGCTGTCACCTCGTCATCAGACCCGGCAGAGAAAGCGCGGATATCAATTTCTTTAAGTTCCTGGATCTGATTGGAGAAAACGCCATTATTAGCAATGATACCTTTGGCCTGTGATAACAGACCTTGTGCCTCTGTAGGCGATATCATGAAATGGCCCTTGAGGATGGTGGATAATAAATGGAATTGCCAATTGCCCGCTAGTTTCCTTTGCATAATTCTTATGATTTGATGCAAAGGTGTCGAAGCAGGCTAGGCTAGGAAAGGACGTTTTGAGGGGTATTTATTATGCTATGGAAGCATTGGTATAGGTCGGTAGAATGTATTGTGCGATATGGTTATTGTATTTAAAAACAGAGAATTATTATAAGTTACGTAGACCGGTATATCCGGAGAACCAACTATTATATTGGTTCCATTACAAAAGTTAACTCTGATAATTAGCGTCTCTGGCAAAGTGACTTCTTCTTTTAAACGTGCACTTATCGTTATGGTATTCATTCGGCCGGATTTGTCATCTTTACTTGTTTCGGTATATTCCCCCGAAGCGACATGCATAGGCAAGTCTGCCCAGCCGTTCAAGGGCTGCACTGTAATGCTGTTGCCGGCAGGGATCCAGCGTACGATCTGGTCGGCTGGAGCGTATTGTATAGATTCTATCAATTTCATAGGGCATCTTGATATTCGTTAATAACTTTTTTGATAGCTGCGTTTTGGATACGGACACGTTTGGCCAGTCTTTCATACAGTTGCTTGATCTGTTTCTCCTCCGATCGGTATTGCCTTTTTTTTAGTTGCTCGGGATCTCCGATCTTAGAAACCAGCTTTCTGGAAAGAATATAAGTTTGAATAACATCCTTTTGCTTCAACTTTAAGGCCATTCCGTTGTAATAAAATTGTATCCAGTCGTTTTCAAACGTCGCGGTGATATAATCTTCGATCTTTTGCTGATCGTCGATAGAGATATAGCAGAACCTTTGGAATAACCCTGGCATAGCTGATGTTTTGGGAAGTTTAAAACTCACCGATTTGTCGGGGTCAAATTTCTGTTCAACAGGGAAGTCTGAATACTTGACCATCGAGCATATAAACTTGCCAACCTTGGTATCACGGAAGATACTGAACGCATCGTTTTCATAGGCAAAAAGGTGATGCAGGTAGTCGCGCAGGATATCTTTTTTGATATGGCAAAAAACATTCATAAATACTTCGAGATTGGTACAATCAAAGATACTTATTTTTCCGCTTGAATCGGAATTTAATGTATTGGTTTTTAGTGTTATTATGCTCTTTTATTTAAACAGATTATTCCGGTTTTTTACAGCCTATTTAATACATATTTTTCCTCGCCGATCGGAATTATATGTGATAAATTCTTGATAAAAAAAGTGTGACGTTGTTAACACTTTTTGCAATGGGTACCTAAAAAATCGGCTAATTTTCTGTAATTCTGTAAACTTGTAATATAATGCTGATATACAGATAGTTAAGATGTAATATTTTGTGCTTTTATAGGTTACAATTTTTTTTTGATTTTGTAATCTTTGGAATGGAGCTGTTGTGATTACATTTTTTTGTAATATCTCTATTTAGTGTTACATTTTTTTGTAATCACTTAATTTTCTCTAAATCACTCCTTTATCATATTGTTTTTTATTTGTTTACAGAATTACAAAAATTTTAAAGTTAAAAGAGTTAAAGGGTTAAAGGGAAAAGCCGGGACGGCAGCGGGGTATAAAAAGGTGCAGCCGGCCTTTGGGGCCAGCTGCTATTTTGCGCTGCTACGCGAGCGCTGGAAATTCAACCAATGAAAGGCGGGGATTAGGGTTATAGTCGGCCGAGAAGCGTACTAATTATCGTCAACATCTCGGATGTCGAAAGTGTGGATCTCTCGATGCGGCCATGGGTCATCGATAGGAATATTTCCTCGACCTTATCGCGTATGGCCATGTGCTTATCGTTGGAGTGATTAAGCAATTGAATGATGGATTCCTTTGGCAAATAGTTCAGCTCATCTTTTAAAATGTTCGTTTCTTCCATAGCATAGTTGTTTAGTTTTGTAATTATACTAAAAATATTAGTAATTCACCAAATGAAAATGTAGTTTTGTTTATGAAGATAAGTAAGCTACCACCACAGGGATATGTGGAACACATGAAACGCTCCGCTCTAATGGCTTCTCAAGGGGTCGGCATTGAAGCGGGGATAATAATTCTTACCGAAGGTTTAAAGCAATGGCCCCAGGAACTTGACGATTGTATCAGATGGGTTGTCGGGGAGCGGAAGAGGTTGAAGGAGATCGAAAAAAATAACGCCTAGCTTTATATAGGCGTTATTTTTTAATTTTATTGTTAGTCATCATCGCTATGTCTGTTAAGATCTGGCAAGACTCCAAGATACCAGTATGTTCCATCTGGATAACTGGCGACAGTCATGTAAGTATATCGTTCTCTACTTTCTCCATCATCAAACGAGGCTGCTGCCTCGCCTTGTTGATCAATGTAATAACCCTCTGAAATGTAACCAACATAATTTGACGCTACATAACCATGGGATATATGATGACAAAGTTCTTCGTCAATCTCGACTGGTTTAGATCCTAGATATTCTTCTAGATCTATTTCCTCAATTGTTTCAAATTCGTTTAATGTTTTCATATTTCTCTATTTTTATTGTGGCCCGCAGCTTTCACCATAAGCTCCAGCTGGCAATACCCATTCCTCGTTATCGTTAAAAATTATTTGTTGATCATAAATTTTTGAAGTAGCCTGTCTGGCCAATTCTGCTGTAATATTAGCGTATGCATTTCCACAAGAGATAAGGGAACGTAAGTCTGTGTTGCGTTTCATTGTGACGCCGAAACGTTCTTCATATCCCATTATTTCTTCCCCTTGAATTGGGCTTATTTTATATGCACTGGCAAACTGATCCGCATTGCCGAAAATGCAGAATTTACAGCTGCAGCGAGACCATCCCATGTAATAGCATGGATGTACTCGTACGCGATATTTTCTAATGATATCCCATATTTCTGACTCTTTCCAATCACGTAATGGTCTCCAGCGATCAACTAACCTATTCAATTTCCCACTTCTATTATCAGATCGATCTGCTTCAAATATTTTATACTTTGATCTCGCAGTGCTTTCTTCTCCGCGCTCTCCAGATAGTACAATTGTCTTTAGTCCGTTAAATCTCTCTTGGTTTCGGATTGCAATTGAACAAACGTCTATCTTCAAGTATGCCGAGCACCAGCGTACTTTTAAATCAGCTGCGACTTGCGGAAACTTTAACCTGGTAGCCAATTTACCTGCTATACCGCCAACTTTTTTTAGGATCTTTCCGGGTGTTTCGAACCAAGTGGGCGCTGTTCGTTGGTTATCCCTAAGCATTTCGCGTTTAAATCCCCCTTCCTTCCAGCTAAAGTATATTTCTAAACCAAAAGCATCAGCAAATTTTTGGCAGTAATCGTGCGTACATTCCCAATCCATAAACGCTTCGTCGTTGCCATCGATATCGTGATGCCAAAGCTCTATTTTACATGGATCCACACCCAAGTCCAATAAATATAAGACTAGGGCGATCGAATCTTTACCGCCACTAAATGCAACAATATATTTGTCATAGCTAAGATTCATTGTTGATCTTTTTTATTTCATGTTTTAAAAGCATTTCTGCACGCCTCACTTCAATCAATTCGGAATGATTGTTTAATATTTCTGATCGCAGTTCCGGATCCAGACCATATCTACCTTTCGATGCTAATCTAGATGCGATGGCCGTGTCCTGGAGCGAGTTCAATCTTAAATTTTCCGCCATGGTAACGCACTCCAAATTTTCGATATTGCAGTTCATAGAATCACCGTCCTTAAACCGGATAACGTGCTTATCAGGAACCTCACCAAAGTGCTGCACCCATATATATTGATGGTATAGTACCCATTCGCCTAGCTTAATACAGATAAACTTGTATTTCTCACTACCATCCTTTTTTGCACGGACGACTACTTTACCGATTTCGTTATAAGCATTGTGTGGAATATCGCCCTTCTTAAAGGTTGTTTTCCGGCTTTTCTCCTGTTGCTCCGGAGTTAGGTAATCTTCCCACTTTTTACCCTTATTCACCGGAATGTTTCCGGTTTTTATATAAGAGTCCCGTTTTCGCTGTTCAATAATTTCGACAGGAATGGTCAGACCGAAATGTTCTAATCTGCGTTTAACCAGTGTATCGCTTACACCCAGCTGTCTGGCCAATGCTTTTATTGGAACATCTAGATATTGTTCCTTTATTGCTTTGTCGATTTCTGGAGTAGATCTTGTCTTGCCTTTGATTTTCTGCCCAGCGAGTTTATAGGAGAGCGATCTGGGTATGATGATGCCTTGCTTTTTCAAAAACCGATTGACAACAGCACCATCATAGCCGAACTTTTTACCAAGGTCTTTACAGGTCATGGATTGCCAATTGGCCAGCCAAAACTTTTTTGCATGATCAGTGACTGGAAATTTTGATTTCATGTCGTTATTGTCTAAGTGTACGGATCAGATTTATTTCTTCTTTGGCCAGACTGGTCATCTCCCGGGCGATGGAGCATATCGATTCAGCCTGATCTTTTTTAATGATTCCGGCTTTAACCTTTTTCATCGTATCCATTAGCATCGATGCGAGCTCGCTGCCATGTTTGTGGATAGTGGTTTCGATAGGTGATTTTAAAAAGCCTTCCTCAGGCATTACCGTGATACCATTTTCCTCAGATCTGCTTGCAATAACTTCGGTAGAAGTATGATCTTCCAGATTCTCTGCAACCCGGGAAATTTTGTTTTTTACTCGTGTTGGAGTAGCTTCAGGACTCTCGCGTTCATAATCTTCAAGATCTTTCCGATCACGGGATATTAGAATTGCATCCAGAAAGTCACCCTCTTCTTTTTTCAGCACATTGATCCGGCCGATATCGCTGTTGAGAATAAATACTGATCCGGACGTTTGGATCTCATTAACTAGGTGGATCCTATTTTCATAAAGGATATACTTTCTTTTGCACTCGTAAATGTGATTTGCTTTCATTTTATATTTTTTTGTTTTTAACTAAATAAATGCATGTCATTTTCTTCAATAATCGTGGTGTGAAAAGGGAATCCATCTTTAGGGACTTGCTTTATCTGCTCCTTCAGCCGCTTGGATCCCGAGAAAACCACTCTCTTTTGTCCTTCAAATTCAATCTGTAATGCTAAACTTTCACCAGCATAAAACTTGGACGGATCCAGTTTAAAAGCATGTACAATAATTGGCCTATTTAAAATTTTTGTCACCCGGATTTTATCTCCAATGAAATTTTCCGCTTCCACGGTGATATTGAAGTCACTGAACTTTTTCATGTAAAATTTTTCTTTCTAGATTCCGGCAATTGGCATGCTTCGTCCAGCCCAGGTAACTTGCTATGCTTGATCGAGGCTTATGCGATTTTATAGCTTTAACGAAATTCTTCTTTATGGTTTTGCGTATCCGGATATACTTTGAAAAATGCACATATCCCAGAAAGTCTATTCCGCGGGAATCCACAGGGAACACCTGATAATTGCCCTTTACTTTCAGTTTTAGATTGGTGTCCAGGTACTCTGAAATATCGGATCTTAATTGATGTAAAATACGCTTGTCTGGAGCAAGTATGACAATATCGTCGGCATACCTGAAATAATAGCGCACACCTTTAACTTCTTTGATCCAGTGATCAAGTCCTGTCAAATAGAAATTTGCCAGATACTGGCTTAGATAGTTTCCGATGGGTAAGCCTTCAGCACTGTCTATGATCTCATCCAGCAGCCACAAAAGATCTTCATCTTTGAATTTACGTCTAAGCAGTGCTTTCAGGATATCGTGGTCAACGCTTGGATAAAACTTCGTGATATCAAGCTTCAGGCAGTATTTACTATGCGAAGTATCTTTTAATGCCTTTGCTAGCCTTCTAGAAGCTTTATGCAGCCCCATGCCTTTAATGCAGCTGTATGAGTCCGTTGTGAATGATCGAACAAATATTGGCTCCAGAACATTCATGATCGCATGGTGGGCGATCCTGTCCGGAAAGTAGGGGAGTCGGTATACTTCTCGTTCCTTTGGCTCATAAACTTTGAACACCTGATACTTTGATGTCTGATATGTTTTGTCCATCAACATGCGTTGAAGCCTCAGGAGATTCATCTGTTGATCCGCCCGATGCGTGACCACACCGTAAGTTTTCGTTTTACCTTTGCCGGCCAATTGATCTGCCAATTCCAGATTAAAAATGCTGTAAATCTGCTCGTATAAATTATTTATTCTTTTCATGCCTCTGTTTTAGTTGGTCATCTTCACCGGTACCGGTTACCAATGACCGTTTAAACCTTTATTTTTTGCCATGATGGCAGGGTGCCCATCTTAATATCTTTGTTCACAGTTTCGGGAGCTGACGTTCGAATTCGAGTTATCGTAGTTGTAGTCGTTGAACGAAAACCTGGAGGCCGAACCGACTCAGCAGCAAAGATGGGCCACCTTGTTTTTTAGTCGATCACGTAGATATCTCTGTAAAGAGCATAGTGTTTTTTAGCGACGTACTCCAGTGCTTTTCTTGTTGGAAATACGAGGCGGGAGCCGACGAACGAAGTCGAGTGATCGAAGTAGGAGTCGCCGAACGAAAACCCGGAGGCCGAACCGACCGAATTATCTTCTGAGCGCATTTTCCACCAAGCGAAATACTTCCCTTGTGACCGGTTATTCCAGTCTATTTTGACACCTTCTTTTAGCCATGCAGCTGCACTGATCACTGACAATTTAAAAAGGGCTACTGGCGCTTTTTGCATTGACTCAGGTAAGTGCGATACGATTGGTAGTTGAGTAGGATCCAGTCCGATTGTTTTGGCTGCCGCCTCGAATGTTGCTAAATGTTTCATGCTATTTTTTATTTTTAAGATTTAACCATTGATGTGCTGATCGTACAATTCAATGAACTGTTTGCCCGCGTACTCTGCTATCTCCCTTGATTTGTATGCGAGGCGGGAGCCGACGCACGAACTCGAGACACCGCAGTCGAAGCCGTCGAACGAAAACCCGGAGGCCGAACCGACCGAATTGAAATAAGGAAAGTATTTGTATTCATCCACATCCTTATAATCCATATGCTCACCACCATTAAGAGCGCGCACGACAACTTTCAATTGCTCATAAGCATTCGTGTCCGGACTAAGATTCTTTATGCCATCGAGGAAGGCAATAGAATCAATACCTAAGGCTGCACATGCATCTTCAATCGTTTTGATGTCTTTATAAGAGTTGAATACTTTAGGGTCAACGCTAGAAGATATTTGGTTTTCAATGGCCAGATCGTTTGCATTAAGGTACCTATCATAAATGTCAATAAACTGTTTACCCATATACGCTGCCTTCTCAGCACTCTCAACACAGAGGCGGGAGCCGACGTACGAATGCGAGAGACCGTAGAAGCAGCCGCCGAACGAAAACCCGGAGGCCGAACGTTTCGAATTGAAATATGGAAAGTACCATTTATCGCCCTGTTTACGACCCAAAGTGTTACCCTGACGGATAGCTAATGCGATAACTTCAAGTTCTTTACCCGCCTTTTGTGCATCATCATCAAATTGCGTGCGTCGATTGAATTGATCGGTAGTTTCGCCAACATAATCCAATGCATCCTGCAATGTTTTGATGTTGGTAAAATGCGATGTTTGTTTTTTAGCTTGTGCTAATTGATCAGATGTTAGTTCGATAACAGCTGATTTACCGTTGAATTGAATTGTTGCTTTCATTTTTTGTTATTGATTTTTTTTTGAATTAGAAAAATATTGTTGTCTTCGTCGATACGGAATTTTGACCCACAGCACCTGCACTTTACATTGACAAAGAGCTCCTCGAGTTCGGTAACATAGTATTCGTTGTCTAAGTGCGCACTGTTTGAAACCTCTATAGTCGATCCGCATTTGAAACATTGAAATTCGATACTGATCCAGGCTTTCACTTTCAAGTCGTACAATTGGATGCCATTGTCAATCGACTCCTGGAGGAACTTGTTCCGCTTGATCACAAGCTCGCGATCTTCCGGACTGTTCAGATCTATCGGCTTACCTTTATCGTTTAGTTGATAGGGTGGTAGGATCTTGTCTCTTTTCATGGCTATTTCCGATTGATTAATTGATACACGTGACATACCTGGCTAATCTGGTTAGCTACATCTTGTTTTGATATATGCGTGGTGTTATTTTCGGTCTGATCGATCAAGTTCACTGCCGACCATAAGTAAGTCCGGACATCGCGCTCATTTGAATAGTCCCAATAGGGTTCTTGTTCAAGCTCATCATAAGCATGTTTAAGTATCGAAAGATCGAACGCTGGAGCTTTGGCCCATACATACCTATCCGTATAGCAATACTTATTGAAATATCTTCTCAGTTCGATAAGCGCTTCCCATAGGGGCATGTTACCCCCGAATGCTTCTTCTTTGGCTTCTTCGGACTGTTTGCCCCACCAAAGCATGGTATCGACAGAGATTGTCCGTCCTTCCTGGATCTGCCGCTCGTAATTGAGCGTTGCATAGAAGTTATCCGGACATACTTCGCCAGTTTCAATATTGAAAGCTTGTGCAGCGATGCTAAGAATGGCTGTTGAATCTTTGGTATCCAGGGATTCCAAGTCAATCATGATGTCCGTAAACCGACCGTCTAACTGTCTTTCTGGTAAGTTGTTTTCTAAATTGTTCATGTTAAAATTTCTAAGTGCCATAAGGCAGGTAATCAATATTGTTTGATCGGTACAGTTCTTCAAGTTCATCGACCGATATCGTCTTCATTTCTTCAGATCCGTCCTGGACAAATCCTACTGCTGTCTGAGGTTCATTACTTGCGTTAAAGAGGATCAGCCCCTCATCGATACAGATCTCATTGCACTGTCCCTCTACCGCGTTCCCGAATACAATTTTTCTAATTGTGAACCTTCGTTTTTTGTAGTCAATGAACCGGCAACCAAGGGGCCACCGGATTGATTTTTTGCTCAGTGTCATGGCTCATCCAGTTGTCTGACAGAAATTGACCTGACCCGGATATCGACTTTAAATATTTGAAGTGGCCAATTATTTTCCCTGATCAGCCTTTCGGCTTCCTGCCGTAATTGATCAAGGCCACCAATAGCCCGGAACTCCAATCCACCTTCGTAATTCCGAGGTTCAAATGATCCCTGTATCTTTTCTGCAAATTGCTGCAGCGTATTTTTTTCGGTTGTACTTTCCATTTTTGTTATTTATTAAAAGGGTAATGTTTTCTTTTCGTCAGGTTGTGGCACTTCAATGTTTTCAATCGCATCCTCCGTCGGATCAAAAACTTCCATATTGATTTCAGTATCCTTCGTACGGAGATAGATCATCGATTGTGTTTTCATCTTCTTACGATTGGTTTTCTGCCAGCATTTATCCCGGTTATCATATTTTATCTCATACCAGTTTTTGGTCAATCGTCCCTCAGAATTCAATAGCTCTTTAGGGTTGCATTCCAGGTGCTTAAGCTGCGCATACATCTTGATCTTTTGGTTAAATCCATTTGGCGTTAGCGCTTTTACATTTGCCTCAGCTTTATAATCTTCGATGGCATAGGTTGTCGGCACGTGGATATCCAATCGCCCGGACTCTTTGCTGAAAAATACTTCAGCCCATGCCAGGAAGTTGAAGCCCATGTTATTCGTTAAAGCCCGATCCATGATATTTTCCATCGGAGCTTCAATCATCTTTGGCTGTGAAAGGTAGAACTGACAGCACTGAGCCATAAAGTTTAATGAGTCATTCCATTCCTTTTCGTTGTACTGGGTAAATAGCTCTTTGCCGAAATCATCTCTTGGGATACGCGCCTCATTGAACATGCCCATTTTATTGTCATGGTACCAATTCGACATACCTAAAAAGAGGATCCGCCGCATACTGGAGGGACCGAGATCATCCGGAGCAAAGTTTGTCGTAAGTCCCATTTTTGGCGACAGGTGATAGGGAATAGATGTCCTGGTCTTACCCTTTGGATTGACAGTAATATCACCGGTGGTCATACTAAAGGTTCTTTCCATTGGGAAATTGCGTGAGGCATCATCGATATAAATAATATCTGTATTTGTTGTGACCTGTTCGAACACGTGGTTATCGTTAAAAAGGTTGTCATTCTTTCCATCCAGTTGCAGCACATTGCGGATCTGGCGAAGACCAAGGAAGAAAAGAGATTTACCGGTACCCCCGTGCGAGCCGCTATCTTTATTCGGCGTATCATCCATGGGCATAACAATCCACGGGCGGGACATTGCTTTGTACCTGTGCATCATGTAGCCGAATGCAAACATTTTATTTAGACAGTGCTGTTCTTGTTCCTGGCATTCTTCGTCGGTCAGGTTTGGCCCCGAAATATTAAATTTGTTTTCCGCTCGATAAGCGTCCCGTTCCTCATTGCTAAGATCTTCCAGATTATCTTCAAATTCTTTTCTCCAATGTACACGTGATGTTTGGATCAGGATCCGGAAAAACATACAGTCCTGATTCAAAACCTTAAGCCTAAGCCTGCCATTTTCATCGGTGTAAGATTCGAACATAGGATCCAACTTTTTAACAGACTTATCAATGATCCGGGACTCCCATACCATCTTATTGACTTTCTCATTTTTGATCTCTTCGATAGATTCAGCCGTGATCTTCCAGGTGATATTTTTAAAAAACATGTATTGTGCATGCTCTTCGTAATCTCTAAAATCAGGATCTAGAATTGGCAGTGAGTCGAAGCTAGCAGCTGAAAGCATTGGAGACCGGTGGACAACGTTCAGCAGCTCTTCGGGCATAAAGCGTGTCCGGAGGAAATTCAACAGAAATGCCTTAATATCTTCCGGCTTCAC
The genomic region above belongs to Sphingobacterium zeae and contains:
- a CDS encoding reverse transcriptase/maturase family protein — encoded protein: MKRINNLYEQIYSIFNLELADQLAGKGKTKTYGVVTHRADQQMNLLRLQRMLMDKTYQTSKYQVFKVYEPKEREVYRLPYFPDRIAHHAIMNVLEPIFVRSFTTDSYSCIKGMGLHKASRRLAKALKDTSHSKYCLKLDITKFYPSVDHDILKALLRRKFKDEDLLWLLDEIIDSAEGLPIGNYLSQYLANFYLTGLDHWIKEVKGVRYYFRYADDIVILAPDKRILHQLRSDISEYLDTNLKLKVKGNYQVFPVDSRGIDFLGYVHFSKYIRIRKTIKKNFVKAIKSHKPRSSIASYLGWTKHANCRNLERKILHEKVQ
- a CDS encoding 3'-5' exonuclease, which translates into the protein MNNLENNLPERQLDGRFTDIMIDLESLDTKDSTAILSIAAQAFNIETGEVCPDNFYATLNYERQIQEGRTISVDTMLWWGKQSEEAKEEAFGGNMPLWEALIELRRYFNKYCYTDRYVWAKAPAFDLSILKHAYDELEQEPYWDYSNERDVRTYLWSAVNLIDQTENNTTHISKQDVANQISQVCHVYQLINRK
- a CDS encoding phosphoadenosine phosphosulfate reductase domain-containing protein, which encodes MNLSYDKYIVAFSGGKDSIALVLYLLDLGVDPCKIELWHHDIDGNDEAFMDWECTHDYCQKFADAFGLEIYFSWKEGGFKREMLRDNQRTAPTWFETPGKILKKVGGIAGKLATRLKFPQVAADLKVRWCSAYLKIDVCSIAIRNQERFNGLKTIVLSGERGEESTARSKYKIFEADRSDNRSGKLNRLVDRWRPLRDWKESEIWDIIRKYRVRVHPCYYMGWSRCSCKFCIFGNADQFASAYKISPIQGEEIMGYEERFGVTMKRNTDLRSLISCGNAYANITAELARQATSKIYDQQIIFNDNEEWVLPAGAYGESCGPQ
- a CDS encoding HNH endonuclease, with the protein product MKSKFPVTDHAKKFWLANWQSMTCKDLGKKFGYDGAVVNRFLKKQGIIIPRSLSYKLAGQKIKGKTRSTPEIDKAIKEQYLDVPIKALARQLGVSDTLVKRRLEHFGLTIPVEIIEQRKRDSYIKTGNIPVNKGKKWEDYLTPEQQEKSRKTTFKKGDIPHNAYNEIGKVVVRAKKDGSEKYKFICIKLGEWVLYHQYIWVQHFGEVPDKHVIRFKDGDSMNCNIENLECVTMAENLRLNSLQDTAIASRLASKGRYGLDPELRSEILNNHSELIEVRRAEMLLKHEIKKINNES
- a CDS encoding S49 family peptidase, with the protein product MQRKLAGNWQFHLLSTILKGHFMISPTEAQGLLSQAKGIIANNGVFSNQIQELKEIDIRAFSAGSDDEVTAEVDTEQKRVVVLPVKGVMLKYGTMCTYGMDEIAHYIRHFAAKENVSGIVLDIDTGGGACNAVPPLLDAINYTKSLNKPIVSAIDSAYSAGYWTAAATDRIFLDNDTVSGTGSIGVMISYLDPIPYYEKEGAKYHEVYADQSPDKNKPFKEFLKGEYDLIRKEMLNPLADKFHTAVKAGRPNLKYDAQGVLTGATFDAEQSIALGLADQLGGLKAAIDYVNIQYWTNHK
- a CDS encoding primase-helicase family protein, whose product is MKNYKITKEDIFQKTEGGLDIIRYYVPEIDECLRTKKKFKLHEEETPSSSIKKMSDGNYVVADFGDGGRWMNGIALVQDKEKVEYGEAIRIIAERHGIGSSEEIKSMYEPEVSTTDAAPDQADGTWIFNPCQEVSENHLRIIFSEKVFTYLEYTTYKDKKTPEEKKEAALSHLRKLLISQHWHCLESYTIIKKRKAITFTATEFYPIFRIEEVRKDDKTFSKVYQPKSKDKSRRFFYHGDFDPQFLHGLNQVQRAYEEWFDDQETEENPDPKLPEIIFCTGGSDALNLAALGYQVIYPSSEYFKLTKDHLFELNRMADNIFTCPDLDATGQLQNLRLCLTDSHESYLNIRTIELPESLKSRRDQYGRPCKDVRDFLKFYRGQDFKNLVKVALMLRFWDAHIALDRSGKEKIRYGKKLYEYKLSTERVLNFLKKSGFGRRKVNDETMEFIQIDNNLVRQVKPEDIKAFLLNFLRTRFMPEELLNVVHRSPMLSAASFDSLPILDPDFRDYEEHAQYMFFKNITWKITAESIEEIKNEKVNKMVWESRIIDKSVKKLDPMFESYTDENGRLRLKVLNQDCMFFRILIQTSRVHWRKEFEDNLEDLSNEERDAYRAENKFNISGPNLTDEECQEQEQHCLNKMFAFGYMMHRYKAMSRPWIVMPMDDTPNKDSGSHGGTGKSLFFLGLRQIRNVLQLDGKNDNLFNDNHVFEQVTTNTDIIYIDDASRNFPMERTFSMTTGDITVNPKGKTRTSIPYHLSPKMGLTTNFAPDDLGPSSMRRILFLGMSNWYHDNKMGMFNEARIPRDDFGKELFTQYNEKEWNDSLNFMAQCCQFYLSQPKMIEAPMENIMDRALTNNMGFNFLAWAEVFFSKESGRLDIHVPTTYAIEDYKAEANVKALTPNGFNQKIKMYAQLKHLECNPKELLNSEGRLTKNWYEIKYDNRDKCWQKTNRKKMKTQSMIYLRTKDTEINMEVFDPTEDAIENIEVPQPDEKKTLPF